A region of Kribbella sp. NBC_01245 DNA encodes the following proteins:
- a CDS encoding DUF2293 domain-containing protein — MPTGKSDDLVVIAPLKPFTCADCGDTESDLLRLEDEAPHCLACADLGHLVFLPRGDTALTRRARKESSLSAIVLQWSRSRKRYERQGVLVEEAALQSAEEQCLADADVRARQRERAALRRVDEDADFQQRMAAAILRLFPSCPSDRAKEIAEHAGTRGSGRVGRSAAGRALDENAVTLAVVASARHLDTDYDLLLMSGIARQTARDQIRPALDAVLDRWRAEA, encoded by the coding sequence ATGCCGACCGGCAAGTCCGACGACCTCGTTGTCATCGCACCGCTGAAGCCCTTCACCTGTGCGGATTGCGGTGACACCGAGAGCGATCTGCTGCGGTTGGAGGATGAGGCCCCGCATTGCCTGGCGTGCGCCGATCTCGGCCATCTGGTGTTCCTGCCTCGCGGCGATACGGCGCTGACCCGGCGGGCGCGCAAGGAGAGTTCGCTGTCCGCGATCGTCCTCCAGTGGAGCCGGTCGCGGAAGCGGTACGAGCGGCAAGGCGTGCTGGTCGAAGAGGCGGCGCTGCAGTCAGCCGAGGAGCAATGCCTCGCCGATGCCGACGTACGGGCTCGGCAACGTGAACGCGCGGCCCTGCGGCGGGTCGACGAAGACGCCGACTTCCAGCAGCGGATGGCGGCCGCGATCCTGCGGTTGTTCCCGAGCTGCCCGTCGGATCGCGCGAAGGAGATCGCGGAGCATGCCGGGACGAGGGGCAGCGGGCGCGTTGGGCGGAGCGCGGCCGGTCGCGCGCTCGACGAGAATGCGGTCACGCTGGCGGTGGTGGCATCGGCCAGGCACCTCGACACCGACTACGACCTCCTGCTGATGTCCGGCATCGCTCGCCAGACCGCTCGCGACCAAATCCGGCCGGCCCTCGACGCTGTACTGGACCGCTGGCGCGCTGAGGCTTAG
- a CDS encoding AraC family transcriptional regulator, with product MTRTTLSDGPPLTLELHSPPTFWRCEPSWYWQTRPLRDHLLWCVLDGRGHLRLDGREQELGPGICAVFGPGDEPTAGHDPKRRLLVFGMHFNVTSATTTSSATGTTGAQVDVLPEQRWCDVPDRLLLGELARGADTAYRRGGRAGRRQAELYLEQLLYLIWDASTRPNHRKDAALEEIAQVMRQDPSRQWTVTELAARAALSRAQFTRRFTKQFGASPAQYVIQARVDRAHQLLTETSMSVTQVAAALGYTDVPYFSRQYKQRTGRTPRQDA from the coding sequence TTGACGCGCACGACGCTCAGCGACGGACCGCCGTTGACCCTTGAGCTGCACAGCCCGCCGACCTTCTGGCGCTGTGAGCCGAGTTGGTACTGGCAGACCCGGCCGCTGCGGGATCACCTGCTCTGGTGCGTCCTCGACGGCCGAGGTCACCTGAGGCTGGACGGCCGGGAGCAGGAGTTGGGCCCGGGCATTTGCGCGGTCTTTGGCCCGGGCGACGAACCAACGGCCGGGCACGACCCGAAGAGGCGCCTCCTGGTCTTCGGCATGCACTTCAACGTCACAAGCGCCACAACCACCAGCAGCGCCACCGGCACCACTGGTGCTCAGGTCGACGTACTGCCGGAGCAGCGCTGGTGCGACGTACCGGATCGGCTGTTGCTAGGGGAGTTGGCCCGCGGCGCGGATACGGCCTACCGGCGAGGTGGTCGCGCTGGTAGACGCCAGGCCGAGTTGTACCTGGAACAACTGCTCTACCTGATCTGGGACGCCTCCACCCGGCCCAACCACCGCAAGGACGCAGCGCTGGAAGAGATCGCCCAGGTGATGAGGCAAGACCCCAGCCGCCAGTGGACCGTGACGGAGCTTGCAGCGCGTGCTGCGTTGTCCCGGGCTCAGTTCACGCGCAGGTTCACCAAGCAGTTCGGCGCCTCGCCCGCGCAGTACGTCATCCAGGCCCGAGTGGACCGGGCACACCAGCTCCTGACCGAGACGAGCATGTCCGTGACCCAAGTGGCGGCAGCCCTCGGCTACACCGACGTGCCCTACTTCAGCCGCCAGTACAAACAACGAACCGGCCGAACCCCACGCCAAGACGCCTGA
- a CDS encoding citrate synthase 2: protein MSEPVTVQHGLEGVVAFDTQIAEPDKEGSALRYRGVDIEDLVGRVPFENVWGLLVDGAFTPGLPPAEPFPLPVHSGDVRVDVQSALAMLAPAWGLRPLYDIDDVQARDDLSRAAVMALSYVAQAARGTGQPMVPQREVDKAQTITERFMIRWRGEPDPKHVKAVDAYWTSAAEHGMNASTFTARVIASTGADVPAALSGAVGAMSGPLHGGAPARVLTMIEDVERGGDARAYVKGLLDSGDRLMGFGHRVYRAEDPRARVLRRTAQELDAPRYEVAEALEKAALAELRERRPDRVLETNVEFWAAIVLDFAEVPPPMFTSMFTCARTAGWSAHILEQKRTGRLIRPSAIYSGPATRPATDIEGWNPSWLNR from the coding sequence ATGTCAGAGCCGGTCACCGTCCAGCATGGCCTCGAAGGTGTGGTTGCCTTCGACACCCAGATCGCCGAGCCGGACAAGGAGGGATCGGCACTGCGCTATCGCGGTGTCGACATCGAGGATCTAGTCGGCAGAGTCCCCTTCGAGAACGTCTGGGGCCTCTTGGTGGATGGAGCTTTCACGCCGGGTCTACCACCCGCGGAGCCGTTCCCGTTGCCCGTGCACTCTGGTGATGTCCGGGTCGACGTGCAGTCCGCACTGGCGATGCTGGCACCGGCCTGGGGTCTACGCCCGCTGTACGACATCGACGACGTGCAGGCGCGGGACGACTTGTCGCGCGCGGCCGTGATGGCGTTGTCGTACGTCGCCCAGGCCGCTCGTGGAACTGGTCAGCCGATGGTTCCGCAGCGTGAGGTGGACAAGGCTCAGACCATCACCGAGCGGTTCATGATCCGCTGGCGTGGTGAGCCGGACCCCAAGCACGTGAAGGCTGTCGACGCCTACTGGACGTCTGCCGCCGAGCACGGCATGAACGCTTCCACCTTCACCGCAAGGGTGATCGCGTCGACCGGCGCCGACGTACCGGCCGCACTCTCGGGCGCGGTCGGCGCGATGTCGGGCCCGCTGCACGGCGGTGCGCCCGCGCGAGTGCTGACGATGATCGAGGACGTCGAGCGTGGCGGCGACGCCCGCGCGTACGTGAAGGGACTGCTCGACTCCGGTGATCGCCTGATGGGCTTCGGGCACCGCGTCTACCGGGCCGAGGACCCGCGCGCCCGGGTGCTGCGCCGGACCGCGCAGGAGCTCGACGCCCCGCGGTACGAGGTGGCCGAGGCGCTGGAGAAGGCGGCTCTCGCCGAGCTGCGCGAGCGTCGTCCGGACCGGGTGCTGGAGACGAACGTCGAGTTCTGGGCGGCGATCGTGCTGGACTTCGCGGAGGTCCCGCCGCCGATGTTCACCTCGATGTTCACCTGTGCGCGCACCGCGGGCTGGAGCGCGCACATCCTGGAGCAGAAGCGCACCGGCCGACTGATCCGCCCCTCCGCCATCTACTCCGGCCCGGCGACCCGCCCCGCCACCGACATCGAGGGCTGGAACCCCTCCTGGCTCAACCGCTGA
- the efeO gene encoding iron uptake system protein EfeO, giving the protein MTFRRGLAAVAVLSLTALTGCAEETPATKDDGTGPVAVKASDTECGLSRSTVKAGTSTFSVSNGGSKVTEFYVYAEGDRVMGEVENIGPGLKRDLIVELPSGKYQTACKPGMIGDGIRGDLVVEGDAAPQIDTDTALKQATESYQRYVNSQSIALEEKTTEFVNAVKAGDVAKSKELFPVSRTYWERIEPVAESFGDLDPKIDARENDVEPGTEWTGWHRIEKSLWVSNTTKGMEKYADQLLVDVKTVVAEAKKVKLNPLQLANGAKELLDEVATGKITGEEDRYSHTDLWDFQANVEGSQAAIQALRPALQERDPALVKTLDAQFKAVDAALQKFRTADGFKPYLPTDAERKELGTVIDALAEPVSKVAAVIAKK; this is encoded by the coding sequence TGCCGTCGCCGTTCTGTCGCTCACAGCCCTGACTGGTTGTGCCGAGGAGACGCCGGCCACCAAGGACGACGGCACCGGCCCGGTCGCGGTCAAGGCCAGCGACACCGAGTGCGGGCTGAGCCGCTCCACCGTGAAGGCCGGTACGAGCACGTTCTCGGTCAGCAACGGCGGCAGCAAGGTGACCGAGTTCTACGTGTACGCCGAGGGCGACCGGGTGATGGGCGAGGTCGAGAACATCGGGCCCGGCCTGAAGCGCGACCTGATCGTCGAGCTGCCCAGCGGCAAGTACCAGACCGCCTGCAAGCCCGGCATGATCGGCGACGGCATCCGCGGCGACCTGGTCGTCGAGGGTGACGCCGCCCCGCAGATCGACACCGACACCGCGCTTAAGCAGGCCACCGAGAGCTACCAGCGGTACGTGAACTCGCAGTCGATCGCGCTGGAGGAGAAGACGACCGAGTTCGTCAACGCGGTCAAGGCCGGTGACGTGGCGAAGTCGAAGGAACTGTTCCCGGTCTCGCGGACCTATTGGGAGCGGATCGAGCCGGTGGCCGAGTCGTTCGGTGACCTCGACCCGAAGATCGACGCCCGCGAGAACGACGTCGAGCCCGGTACCGAGTGGACCGGCTGGCACCGGATCGAGAAGTCGCTGTGGGTCTCCAACACCACCAAGGGCATGGAGAAGTACGCCGACCAGCTGCTGGTGGACGTGAAGACCGTTGTCGCCGAGGCGAAGAAGGTCAAGCTGAACCCGCTGCAGCTCGCCAACGGCGCGAAGGAGCTGCTGGACGAGGTCGCGACCGGCAAGATCACCGGCGAGGAGGACCGCTACTCGCACACCGACCTGTGGGACTTCCAGGCCAACGTCGAGGGTTCGCAGGCCGCGATCCAGGCGCTGCGCCCGGCCCTGCAGGAGCGTGACCCGGCGCTGGTGAAGACGCTCGATGCCCAGTTCAAGGCGGTCGACGCGGCGCTGCAGAAGTTCCGCACCGCCGACGGCTTCAAGCCCTACCTGCCCACCGACGCCGAGCGTAAGGAGCTCGGTACCGTGATCGACGCGCTGGCCGAACCGGTCAGCAAGGTCGCCGCGGTGATCGCGAAGAAATGA
- a CDS encoding DUF4333 domain-containing protein, with amino-acid sequence MKLGAVTGIAIVTAAALAGCGGTPSISQDALQNSVSSSLEKSVGTKPEKIECPGKLIAKVNEATRCVLSHKGKKYGVAVRIKSVKGTNAKFDIKVDDKPMSS; translated from the coding sequence ATGAAGCTCGGGGCAGTTACAGGAATCGCCATTGTCACCGCCGCAGCCCTCGCCGGTTGTGGTGGTACGCCGTCAATCTCGCAGGACGCATTGCAGAACAGCGTCTCCAGCTCGCTGGAGAAGTCGGTCGGCACGAAGCCGGAGAAGATCGAGTGCCCGGGCAAGCTGATCGCCAAGGTCAACGAGGCCACCCGCTGCGTGCTGTCGCACAAGGGCAAGAAGTACGGCGTCGCCGTCCGGATCAAGTCGGTCAAGGGCACCAACGCGAAGTTCGACATCAAGGTCGACGACAAGCCGATGTCCTCCTGA
- a CDS encoding MFS transporter, giving the protein MTTAESPPAARSTTPQPATPRPPTEQPGGPPNRVPLIAFLIANVVSISGTRVSAIAIPWLVLVTTGSAAKMGLVVVFEMTPLVLSKALGGPLIDRVGPRRVSMIADSASAVVVALIPILQLLDRLSFPLLLALVAIAGVFRGPGDAAKGVMVPDIAEAARVPIERVTGLESTTDRTAGFIAPAIAGVLIASIGTAQALLVDAASFAVCALLIGIWAPRKKAATEDEPDDEAGVSYLRRLRSGWDFLRKDKFLMALILMITVTNLLDIAYNAVLVPVWIRSQGYGPAEIGLLMSVFGITATIGALLAAAMGDRVPRRLVFTLGFMLGGIPRFVVMAVDSPLWVVVGVCLIGGFGVGFINPILGALFIERVPRHLLGRVGSLAESLGWAGMPLGGVLAGAAIASIGLAPALLVAGIAYLVATTSPTLIGTRRDWGGR; this is encoded by the coding sequence ATGACGACCGCCGAATCCCCGCCCGCCGCGCGATCAACCACCCCACAACCAGCCACCCCGCGACCACCCACCGAACAGCCAGGCGGTCCGCCCAACCGCGTACCGCTGATCGCGTTCCTGATCGCGAACGTCGTCTCCATCTCCGGCACCAGGGTGAGCGCGATCGCGATCCCCTGGCTGGTGCTCGTGACGACCGGATCGGCGGCCAAGATGGGGCTGGTGGTCGTCTTCGAGATGACCCCACTGGTACTGAGCAAGGCCCTAGGCGGTCCGCTCATCGACCGAGTCGGGCCGCGCCGCGTGAGCATGATCGCGGACAGCGCGAGTGCCGTAGTGGTCGCGCTGATCCCGATCCTGCAACTGCTGGACCGCCTCTCGTTCCCGCTATTGCTGGCACTGGTCGCGATCGCCGGGGTCTTCCGCGGTCCGGGCGACGCGGCCAAAGGCGTAATGGTCCCGGATATCGCCGAGGCGGCACGAGTCCCGATCGAGCGCGTGACCGGCCTGGAGAGCACCACCGATCGCACTGCCGGATTCATCGCGCCTGCCATCGCCGGCGTACTGATCGCCTCAATAGGTACGGCACAAGCGCTGCTCGTGGACGCGGCCTCGTTCGCTGTGTGCGCCCTCCTGATCGGTATCTGGGCGCCACGCAAGAAGGCTGCTACCGAGGATGAGCCGGACGACGAGGCGGGCGTGAGCTACCTGCGCAGGCTGCGGTCGGGCTGGGACTTCCTCCGCAAGGACAAGTTCCTGATGGCGTTGATCCTGATGATCACGGTGACGAACCTGCTCGACATCGCGTACAACGCGGTGCTGGTGCCGGTCTGGATTCGCAGCCAGGGGTACGGTCCGGCGGAGATCGGCCTGCTGATGTCCGTGTTCGGTATCACCGCGACCATCGGTGCCCTGCTCGCGGCCGCCATGGGTGACCGGGTCCCCCGTCGGCTCGTGTTCACGCTCGGCTTCATGCTCGGCGGCATTCCACGATTCGTGGTGATGGCCGTGGACAGCCCGCTGTGGGTCGTCGTCGGGGTCTGCCTGATCGGCGGGTTCGGCGTGGGGTTCATCAACCCGATCCTCGGCGCGCTGTTCATCGAGCGAGTGCCTCGACACCTGCTCGGCCGAGTCGGCTCGCTGGCCGAGTCGCTCGGCTGGGCCGGGATGCCGCTCGGCGGCGTACTGGCCGGTGCCGCGATCGCCTCAATCGGCCTCGCGCCCGCCCTACTCGTCGCCGGTATCGCCTATCTCGTCGCCACCACCAGCCCCACGCTGATCGGAACTCGGCGCGACTGGGGCGGGCGGTAG
- the efeB gene encoding iron uptake transporter deferrochelatase/peroxidase subunit: MTVSRRGLIGAAGAAVVAGAAGYAAHAATSDEASAAGVDNAAPVDFHGDHQAGILTPAQDRLHFATFDLTSTKRDDLIKLLKTWTAAAAQMTAGHDIGEYGAVSGPGVAPPEDTGEAVGLPPSRLTITIGFGPSLFDKRFGLAGLRPSALVDLPHFIGDNLDPRRSGGDIAVQACSDDPQVAVHAIRNLARLAFGTAAVRWSQLGFGRTSSTSRAQATPRNLFGFKDGTNNLKLEDTAKLDQQLWVQPNDGPDWMLGGSYLVARRIRMTIETWDRTSLDEQEAIVGRAKGSGAPLGKAEEFDELDFGLKNEAGELRIGEVAHVRLAHPSKNNGAELLRRGYNFVDGSDGLGRLDAGLFFLAYQRDPRKQFIPIQRQLARDDVMNEYIRHVGSGIYACPGGVQQGGFWGERLFS, from the coding sequence ATGACCGTCTCCCGACGCGGTCTGATCGGCGCGGCAGGCGCCGCCGTTGTCGCGGGTGCGGCGGGTTACGCCGCGCATGCGGCCACCAGCGATGAGGCATCGGCGGCCGGCGTCGACAACGCGGCACCGGTCGACTTCCACGGTGACCACCAGGCCGGCATCCTCACCCCGGCGCAGGACCGGTTGCACTTCGCCACGTTCGATCTGACCTCGACGAAGCGCGACGACCTGATCAAGCTGCTGAAGACCTGGACCGCGGCCGCCGCGCAGATGACGGCCGGTCACGACATCGGCGAGTACGGCGCGGTGTCCGGGCCTGGCGTGGCGCCGCCCGAGGACACCGGTGAGGCGGTCGGGCTGCCGCCGTCGCGTCTGACCATCACGATCGGGTTCGGGCCGTCGCTGTTCGACAAGCGCTTCGGCCTGGCCGGGCTTCGGCCCTCGGCGCTGGTCGATCTGCCGCACTTCATCGGCGACAACCTCGATCCCCGGCGCAGTGGCGGCGACATCGCCGTCCAGGCCTGCTCGGACGACCCGCAAGTCGCCGTACACGCGATCCGCAACCTGGCCCGGCTCGCGTTCGGCACGGCCGCCGTGCGCTGGTCCCAGCTCGGCTTCGGCCGTACGTCGTCCACCTCCCGCGCCCAGGCCACGCCACGCAACCTGTTCGGCTTCAAGGATGGGACGAACAACCTCAAGCTCGAGGACACCGCCAAACTCGACCAGCAGCTCTGGGTCCAGCCGAACGACGGGCCCGACTGGATGCTCGGCGGGTCGTACCTGGTGGCCCGGCGGATCCGGATGACGATCGAGACCTGGGATCGGACCTCGCTGGACGAGCAGGAGGCCATCGTCGGACGGGCGAAGGGCTCGGGCGCGCCGCTGGGTAAGGCCGAGGAGTTCGACGAACTGGACTTCGGCCTCAAGAACGAGGCGGGCGAGCTGCGGATCGGCGAGGTGGCGCACGTACGGCTGGCGCATCCCTCCAAGAACAACGGGGCCGAACTGCTTCGCCGGGGCTACAACTTCGTCGACGGCTCGGACGGTCTCGGGCGGCTCGACGCGGGGCTGTTCTTCCTGGCGTACCAGCGGGATCCGCGGAAGCAGTTCATCCCGATTCAGCGTCAGTTGGCTCGCGACGACGTCATGAACGAGTACATCCGCCACGTCGGTTCCGGCATCTACGCGTGCCCGGGCGGCGTACAGCAGGGTGGCTTCTGGGGAGAGCGACTCTTTTCCTGA
- a CDS encoding ArsR/SmtB family transcription factor: MSDRDHLPEQTPKTPDDQAAATAGGDTATAGSDTATAGSDAAQVVEDAPAEHSWHPDPVLDVSLDSRLLRALAHPMRNKLLGLLRAHGPQTATTLASRLGVNTGATSYHLRQLAEAGLVVDDEERGNARDRWWKAAHRGTYFDENALLDSDPELALAYLHSNAQIYAENMFRAIDEIPTLDAEWRDVGMLSDFAFHLTSDQAKRMFDEILVVLDKYRTDLTQPLAEGQKKVSVQIQGFQRTAE, translated from the coding sequence ATGAGCGACCGCGACCACCTCCCAGAGCAGACTCCGAAGACTCCCGACGACCAGGCCGCAGCGACCGCCGGGGGCGACACGGCGACGGCCGGGAGCGACACGGCGACCGCCGGGAGCGACGCGGCGCAGGTCGTTGAGGATGCGCCGGCTGAGCATTCCTGGCATCCGGATCCCGTGCTGGATGTGTCGTTGGACAGCCGGTTGTTGCGGGCGTTGGCGCATCCGATGCGGAACAAGTTGCTGGGGCTGTTGCGAGCGCATGGACCGCAGACGGCGACCACGCTGGCGAGTCGGCTCGGGGTCAATACCGGAGCCACTAGTTACCACCTCCGGCAGTTGGCCGAGGCGGGGCTGGTGGTGGACGACGAAGAGCGCGGCAACGCTCGGGATCGCTGGTGGAAGGCGGCGCACCGCGGCACCTACTTCGACGAGAACGCCTTGCTCGACAGCGATCCTGAGCTCGCGCTGGCTTATCTGCACTCGAACGCACAGATCTACGCCGAGAACATGTTTCGCGCGATCGACGAGATCCCGACCCTCGATGCCGAATGGCGCGACGTGGGAATGTTGTCGGATTTCGCGTTTCACCTCACCAGCGACCAGGCCAAGCGGATGTTCGACGAAATCCTGGTGGTGCTGGACAAGTACCGGACCGATCTCACCCAGCCGCTGGCGGAAGGCCAGAAGAAGGTCTCGGTGCAGATCCAGGGCTTCCAGAGGACAGCCGAATGA
- the serC gene encoding phosphoserine transaminase → MTSDVVIPEELKPADGRFGAGPSKVRPEAVQALATEGIKLLGTSHRQAPVKNLVGRVRQGVSDLFNLPEGYQVVLGNGGSTAFWDVATFALIREKSQHLSFGEFSSKFAKAAQQAPHLADPSVIKAEPGTRPVAVAEAGVDLYAWPHNETSTGVMAPIKRVEGADEGALVAIDATSGAGGLPVDITETDVYYFAPQKCFASDGGLWIAIMSPAALARVEEITASGRWIPAFLDLATAIDNSGKNQTYNTPSLSTLFLMAEQTDWLNANGGLEWAVQRTTDSSNRLYTWAEKSSYATPYVEDADARSLVIGTIDLDDSIDAAAVATVLRANGIVDTEPYRKLGRNQLRVAMFPAVDPDDVEKLTQAIDYTVERLA, encoded by the coding sequence GTGACCAGCGACGTTGTAATCCCCGAAGAGCTCAAGCCCGCCGACGGCCGTTTCGGCGCCGGACCGTCCAAGGTCCGCCCGGAGGCCGTTCAGGCCCTCGCCACCGAGGGCATCAAGCTGCTCGGCACCTCACACCGCCAGGCCCCGGTGAAGAACCTGGTCGGCCGCGTTCGCCAGGGCGTTTCGGACCTGTTCAACCTGCCCGAGGGCTACCAGGTCGTGCTCGGCAACGGCGGCTCGACCGCGTTCTGGGACGTCGCGACGTTCGCGCTGATCCGGGAGAAGAGCCAGCACCTGAGCTTCGGCGAGTTCTCGTCCAAGTTCGCGAAGGCCGCGCAGCAGGCGCCGCACCTGGCCGACCCGAGCGTGATCAAGGCCGAGCCCGGCACCCGTCCGGTCGCCGTCGCTGAGGCGGGCGTCGACCTGTACGCGTGGCCGCACAACGAGACCTCCACCGGCGTGATGGCCCCGATCAAGCGGGTCGAGGGTGCCGATGAGGGCGCGCTGGTCGCGATCGACGCCACCTCGGGCGCCGGCGGTCTGCCGGTCGACATCACCGAGACCGACGTGTACTACTTCGCGCCGCAGAAGTGCTTCGCCTCGGACGGCGGTCTGTGGATCGCGATCATGTCCCCGGCCGCGCTGGCCCGGGTCGAGGAGATCACCGCCTCCGGCCGCTGGATCCCGGCGTTCCTGGACCTGGCCACGGCGATCGACAACTCCGGCAAGAACCAGACCTACAACACCCCGTCGCTGTCGACGCTGTTCCTGATGGCGGAGCAGACCGACTGGCTGAACGCCAACGGCGGGCTCGAGTGGGCCGTACAGCGCACCACCGACTCCAGCAACCGGCTCTACACCTGGGCCGAGAAGTCCAGCTACGCGACGCCGTACGTCGAGGACGCGGACGCCCGCTCGCTGGTGATCGGCACGATCGACCTGGACGACTCGATCGACGCGGCCGCCGTCGCGACGGTGCTGCGCGCCAACGGCATCGTCGACACCGAGCCGTACCGCAAGCTCGGCCGCAACCAGCTCCGGGTGGCGATGTTCCCGGCGGTCGACCCGGATGACGTGGAGAAGCTCACCCAGGCGATCGACTACACGGTCGAGCGCCTGGCCTGA
- a CDS encoding class I SAM-dependent methyltransferase, which produces MQSDLEPPTTGSEPRDEVRAALLDESALVRALGSGRRRGAEPPAFHRVELRYVDLKAGRHLQLTQYDERQAHTSNAAVGAEAAKLVDELLDEPYGNWHVETTAETLQFRYTKKGRPLLHRQQDRHEQVTGHDRPKERLLDPAAPFLIELGISDHHGRVKPSRQSKYKQIEEFCKLLAPALDEAVAAGRITAVRTTSTSTASGHTASGDAGSDQAASDHAASGDAASGGDGGERVGVRPLHVVDLGCGNAYLTLAAYHLLSARGYDVRVTGIDHNPKARVRNSRIVADLGWQEQLRFVDGTIAEAELDSPADVVLALHACDTATDDALARAVGWEAPLVLAAPCCHHDIQKQLKAGEPPAPYSLLTRYGIVRERFADLLTDTLRAAVLRQVGYRVEVVQFVDSEHTPRNLLLRAARTGAAPDEGTQAEYAELIREWQVQPRLADLVLRPGADS; this is translated from the coding sequence GTGCAGTCTGACCTCGAGCCGCCGACTACGGGCTCCGAGCCTCGCGACGAGGTTCGGGCCGCGCTGCTCGACGAGTCGGCGCTGGTCCGTGCGCTCGGGTCTGGACGGCGTCGCGGCGCGGAGCCTCCGGCGTTCCACCGGGTCGAGTTGCGGTACGTCGATCTCAAGGCTGGGCGGCACCTGCAGCTCACGCAGTACGACGAGCGGCAGGCGCATACCAGCAACGCGGCGGTCGGTGCCGAGGCGGCGAAGCTCGTGGACGAACTACTCGACGAGCCGTACGGCAACTGGCATGTCGAGACCACCGCGGAGACCCTCCAGTTCCGGTACACCAAGAAGGGCCGCCCGCTGCTGCACCGCCAGCAGGACCGGCACGAGCAGGTGACCGGGCACGACCGGCCCAAGGAGCGGTTGCTCGATCCAGCCGCGCCCTTCCTGATCGAGCTCGGCATCAGCGACCACCACGGCCGGGTCAAACCGTCGCGGCAGTCCAAGTACAAGCAGATCGAAGAGTTCTGCAAACTGCTCGCTCCCGCCCTGGACGAGGCAGTCGCCGCCGGCCGCATCACCGCCGTCCGAACCACCTCGACCAGCACCGCGTCGGGCCACACCGCGTCGGGTGACGCCGGGTCGGACCAGGCCGCGTCGGACCACGCCGCGTCGGGTGACGCCGCGTCGGGTGGTGATGGCGGGGAGCGTGTGGGGGTGCGGCCGTTGCATGTGGTGGATTTGGGGTGTGGGAATGCGTATCTGACGTTGGCGGCGTATCACCTGTTGAGTGCGCGCGGGTATGACGTGCGCGTGACGGGGATCGACCACAATCCGAAGGCGCGGGTTCGGAACAGCCGGATCGTGGCGGATTTGGGCTGGCAGGAGCAGCTGCGGTTCGTTGACGGCACGATCGCCGAGGCGGAGCTGGACTCGCCCGCGGACGTGGTGCTCGCGCTGCACGCGTGTGACACCGCGACCGATGACGCGTTGGCTCGGGCGGTCGGCTGGGAGGCGCCGCTCGTGCTCGCCGCACCGTGTTGCCATCACGATATTCAGAAGCAGCTCAAGGCGGGCGAACCACCGGCCCCGTACTCTCTGTTGACGAGGTATGGCATCGTTCGAGAACGGTTCGCTGATCTTCTCACCGATACGTTGAGAGCGGCCGTGCTGCGACAGGTCGGGTATCGCGTGGAGGTGGTGCAGTTCGTGGACAGTGAACATACGCCCCGCAATCTGCTGCTGCGTGCCGCCCGGACGGGTGCCGCGCCGGACGAGGGCACTCAAGCCGAGTACGCCGAACTGATCCGCGAATGGCAGGTCCAGCCGCGCCTCGCCGACCTGGTCCTCCGGCCCGGGGCAGACTCTTGA
- a CDS encoding phytanoyl-CoA dioxygenase family protein, producing MSASFKDEFEQQGYTVARGLFGTDEVERLREHYMVLRRRGSYDGDAVGVQAGSRDPLRRYPRMAQMHRWDELSLQWLIDDRLERVLTEMLGRAPYAVQTMLYFKPPGSRGQALHQDNFYLKAEPGTCVAAWMALDPVDESNGCLSVVPGSHRWPILCTEKADTSVSFTDVTVPLPDAGDVRDAVPVVMEPGDVLFFHGALVHGSAPNVTSDRFRRALIGHYIEGAAEQVAEYYHPALRMDGSPLELAVAEGGGACGEWVETPDGPVAAMTGMHTVSRKHE from the coding sequence ATGAGCGCTTCGTTCAAGGACGAATTCGAGCAGCAGGGGTACACGGTGGCCCGCGGGCTGTTCGGCACCGACGAGGTCGAGCGGCTGCGGGAGCACTACATGGTGCTGCGCCGGCGCGGGTCGTACGACGGTGACGCGGTGGGCGTCCAGGCGGGCAGCCGCGATCCCCTGCGGCGGTATCCGCGGATGGCGCAGATGCACCGGTGGGACGAGCTCTCCCTGCAATGGCTGATCGACGATCGACTCGAGCGGGTGCTGACCGAAATGCTCGGGCGCGCGCCGTACGCCGTGCAGACGATGCTCTACTTCAAGCCGCCGGGGTCGCGGGGACAGGCCCTGCACCAGGACAACTTCTACCTGAAGGCCGAGCCGGGCACGTGTGTGGCGGCGTGGATGGCGCTCGACCCGGTCGACGAGTCGAACGGCTGTCTGTCCGTAGTCCCCGGCAGCCATCGCTGGCCGATCCTGTGCACGGAGAAGGCCGATACGTCCGTGAGCTTCACCGACGTGACAGTGCCGCTACCTGACGCCGGGGACGTCCGGGACGCCGTACCGGTGGTTATGGAGCCCGGGGATGTCTTGTTCTTCCACGGAGCACTCGTGCACGGCAGTGCGCCCAATGTGACGTCTGACCGGTTCCGGCGAGCACTGATCGGGCACTACATCGAGGGCGCGGCCGAGCAGGTCGCCGAGTACTACCACCCCGCACTGCGAATGGACGGCAGCCCACTGGAGCTAGCGGTGGCTGAGGGCGGTGGAGCCTGCGGTGAGTGGGTAGAGACGCCAGACGGTCCAGTGGCGGCCATGACCGGCATGCACACCGTCAGCCGGAAACACGAGTGA